The Vitis vinifera cultivar Pinot Noir 40024 chromosome 1, ASM3070453v1 DNA segment ATTTGTAGATTGCTAATCTCACTTGAATCTTAATGTTGTCTAGGTTTCTAGACTCAAGTTTTTGTTTTAGCTCTAATGCTGGCATGGTTTTGCTTGGATGGGGCCTTGTAGgcaatgaaaaaatgaagtGGAACAGATCTAGATTGTACTTCTGGCTGTGTGTTTTCAATAGAAGTGTGATGGAAATCATTGAGGTATGCATTAGTTTTTTGCTGAAGCTGTGTCTTTGCTTCACTCTCCAGTTCACTTAAAGGCTctttttgaaaatggaagatgGCTAATATTTGTGTTTGGCTGATCTTAAGAAGGCATTTTTGAAAGCCTTTACTAACTCAGAACTACTTCATAATTAGTCATGATTTCAATTCTACTTGTAGTTGAAGTTGAACCCTAAATGGTAATTGCATATGGCTTAAGCATTAAATACCTCCCATGCTGGGTTGTATTGTATCTCAAAATCCAAACAAACTCAACTTTGGACCCTAAAATGAGGCTGAGCCCAACACAATGGCAGCCCAACCCAAAGTACAGCCATAGTCCAGTGCAAAGTAGGGGTTTAGGAGTGCCcaaaacccaaaagaaaaaatgtcaGCATTCACCAACCAGAATTTGAAGATAAGGTCATAACAGCAAACATCCCAACTCAGTCTATTACTTCATtgttgggagagagagagagagagatgggaaAAGCAATAGGTGGGTATGTGGTATCTGCAAGAGAGATAAACCCGGTTCCCAGTACAGCACCAGCAGCTAAGCTTCTCAACCTTCTCAACTTCAGTGCTGCTTCAAAAACAGGAAATGGTTTCCCACTGGTAATCTGACTACTACTCTTCCCATTTCAGACTTCTgtgtttttctcttcttttcccttTGATATGTTTCTTGCTTTCCCTAGCTGTAATTCGCTCTCATGCTTATTACACATATTCTATTATCAATTTCACGCATTTCCACCACCATCGTCATCTGCAACAACAACAAACAAGAAGTTGGTATGACCTTACCCTTTACTCAGCAATTTTGTTATTGGGTTTCTTTGGCATGGTCCCATTatgcaaaagaaaagaaaagaaaagaagatgtTGCCAGACATTTATGTGTTGTGCATAGATAAGTCTCCAACCTTTTAGTTTTAGCTCTTAAAAGTAGTAGAAATCAGATTACTGAGAAGGCATCCCACAACTTTCTCGCTCATATTTGGAAATCTGAATGATTTTGGACAGAAATTAGAGAGTTATCGGAGTAAAACGAGCTTAAATTATGCacttttgaaattaataaaggGCTCAAAATTTCAATGAGAACAAAGAATTTTCAGTCAAgtgtctctctctctcagtcGTGGTTAATACTTTCTGAAATGTTTGAATCAGTGGTTTAGAGTTTATGAATTCTTGCAATACTGATATAGCACCAAAATCTGGAGAACTTGGACCAACTCTTTTGGAAGTGTAGCAAAGCTGATGACCCAGTGCTGTTGGAGCATTTGaactgaaaagaaagaaaaatgaaacagaaaagaaaaaggttgtTCTCCtcagttattttttaatgaattaaaggGGTTTGTGTAAAGAAGTTCACCAAGTATCCTTCCTTTGGAATTATTAAGAACTTGTCTGCATCCCCCTTACTGTTTACTCCCAAATACAAAATAAGATGTTAGGGTTCTGCAGTGTGGACATGCTTACTGGATTTTGCCCCTGGGAGTAGTTGGATCTGCAAGTGGAGAGACCATCAACAGTTTTCCATGACTATAAATATGAAGTTAAGCTCTAACCATAACCATGAGTATTCGAGTAGATTCAATTGGCTGTGAGAATGTACCAAACCAGTCAACCAAGTTGCTTTAGGTTTCAAACATCCTAATGAATTTCCCCTACTTGAGACCTTCAATGACAAAAATTTCCCCCAACAAGGCTGCTAGAAGATTAGCTTCTTCTCTCAGTTGAAGAACACCGCTTCTTCTCTCAGTGGAAGAACACTGCTTCTTCTCCTTTCGAAGCGAAGGTTGATGAAAGGAATCCAGGAAAAAGTTTTTCCTTTTGGTCTAGGACTCTAATTGTCTGGTTTATCACATGGATGTGCATCTAACACACCTTAAGGAGCATATGATGCATACATGCAATTTGCTTTAGTCCTCAATATGAGGCAAGTTTTGGGGTGTGGAAGACGACCCCTTCTTCAGTTTTGCTGTCCATGCCTCACATTTTGAACCCTGTTTTGTTGGTTTTGCAGGAAAGCTTAAAGTATTCAAACAGAAGAAGCCGGGCATGGGGCTCTGGGACTGCCACAAAATTCAGCACATGCTACTTCCTGGGAATTAATGTTACTCCAAGCACTGGACTCACACCACCACATGCAAACATTGCAGAGGATGCTTATGGCTCTGGTTTCATGCATAGTTTAGATTTAGCAGAGTTGGAATTGGACCCTGCAACAGCAAAGCTAGCAATCGGATTTCTAGGACCTTTTCTCTCAGCATTCGCCTTCCTCTTCGTTATCAGAATAGTAATGTCCTGGTACCCAAAACTTCCAGTGGGAAAGTTCCCTTATGTGATCGCTTATGCTCCCACTGAACCACTTCTCGTCCCAACCAGAAAGCTCATCCCACCGCTAGGCGGTGTGGATGTAACGCCTGTGGTGTGGTTTGGATTGCTCAGTTTCCTCAATGAAATACTGGTCGGCCCACAAGGCCTTCTTGTCCTCATCTCTCAGCAGGTTTAGCTGAGAGGCTCACCCTTACCCAACTTTATTATTTCACGCTTCCCGATACTCCATCCATTCCAGCATGTTCCGAGTTTTCAGTTCCTATTACTTGCATTCCAATTTTCAGTAATTTCCTCTTCTCATTTATTTACCCAGTTTGATGCCACTGTTAAAGTTCATTACTCacaaataaaaggaagaaaaaatcaAGTAAATTTCAACCTGACCCAAGCATGGACAAATGATTAAAGCCAAAGCAAGAGTAACTCTCAAGATTATTTTACAGTCAAAAGCAAGAGTTGCTCTCTGCTTCTTCACGGTGAAGGGGCAACCTCTTACCGTCATCTCACACTAAGAGACTTCACATTGTGATGGGGTGAGTTGACAAACATATGTTCCATTTTCATTTGGTcccaaaaaaaaagactaaataaacaaattagtAATAATAGCATCTTAATCTCATACAAGGTAAGATAAGATAAAAGGGGAGCAACCAACCAAACCTCGAGTACTCCAAAATAGAAGTCTTTCATTCATCATCAAATCCTTCCGGATTCAGAGGCCACATACTTTAGCAAAATTCCTTTTCCCTTCATTGGGCAGTGTTTGACACAAACACCACACTGCATCTTGTGTTTGTTTTTCATCAGAATCTAATTGAAATGTTCATGACATCCAACAAACCAAAATAAACACGAACAACATAACTTCTGTTAATCGTCCAGTAACCagaattcaattattattatggtGACAAAGCCAGCTTTTCCCTCAATGTTTTTAAATGTCAGCCACAAGAAAGTTTCCTGATAGTGACACCtgacaaacaaagaaaaatggtttAGTTTCTATGTTTCATTCCTGACTGATTAATTATGTAAAATATAAAACCCTGCCTTCATTACCTTATCCCCCAGTTTGAATGGAGGAAGACCCTTGTAAGGGCATGTACCGCACCGGAAGGCATCTCCTAATCCACACTGCAGGatgtaaaataaaacatttagaactttttttttttttttaattagaatagAACATTTAGAACACGGTTAAGggaaaaaatgatttgataaATCCATAGCTAAATTGTAtagaaaaacaagcaaaagaaTATGCACTTTGTAATGCCAATGTAGAGCAGCCTGCCAAGGCAAAAGGCGACCTCCAGATATTGCCTACTATACAGCAGAAGTCAAACAAAACACTATACTAAATGGGATCAGGTCATTCCTTTACATTGCTATCTATCTTATCAAATTGCCAACCAATTCAAACATGATCCAAACACTCAAAAAGAGAATCAGTATTTATCTACAGAGAACACAAGTTATGATCGGACATACACTTCCACATGCTGACTGAGGATTGTTCAATTGATCCATAGTCAGACCTAATTTCTCCACTTTCTCCTCTTCCTCGGCCCTCCCACAAGTGCAATTTTTGCAAGCTTTCCTTGTGCTTCCAACTTCACAATCACCATCTGCAAAAGCATCTTTGTTTAATCTATGATGCACAACAGCCAATAAATGCAAAACAGAAggttcatataaaaaaaatggttttgggATCCTGTTATCTTACCAACTGGCAGCTGAGGTTTCTTCAAGTCTTCTTCAGTTAGGAGGCTATCTTCATCAATCAGATCCATATCATCCTCAATTTGAAACTTAGGTAAACTTTTTTCAGCCTTCTTGATTGAAAATGATGAACCAATCTTCCAGGAAGGCTTCTTAGCCTTAATCTATACAAAATAGAAGCAAAAGGAGGAGGGAAAAAACACACATTCAATTGTGTATTTCAAACATCACATAGTggtatttaaaacaaaataggaTGACAATATTCACATGATCCAAAAAGTATAACACTTCAACAGAGACCAAAAGGTTCAACCCAAAATGTTTACTGCACAAATTTGAATCATTCATAAAGCTTCCTCATTTTAACCTATCCTAAAATAAACAGTAGGTCAAAATTAGGAAAGTGAATAATTACTAATCAAGACTAGAACTTACCCCAAAAGACTGAGCACCTTCAGATGGGACAACTGGTTTCAGCTGAATAGCTTGTGCTTCTAAAAACCCTGCCATCAATAATTTGCGCTCAAGAGAGGTTTCCTGCAAGAAGACCGAGTTAAGTCTCTTACTACAACAGAGATTTCACCAACTTGCAAATTGTACAATTATTACCCCATCCTTTATCCCTGCAACAGATTGCGAAGTTTTCTGAATTAATACTGTCCCACCAGGCTTCAAAACTCTTGAGATTTCTGCCAGCAACTTATCACAAGGAAATTCAAGTGATCTACAAATAGAGATGACAATATCCAAGGAAGATGACTCCACTGGCAGCTGACCTGTGGTTAGAGCAACATTAAAAAGACTCACAAGCATAGGCACAAGCATACagctgaaaataaaaaactgcaGATTGCTGTTTTAGATGTTAGCAAGCAAACAAATCTTATCATGAAAATTGACTAAAGATTTTTCTAAGCACAAGGCTTCTAATGACCAAATTTAATGCATAAGTCCTCATTTTTTTGGTTAGTACACAAACAGCTAATAATGATTACTAAACTAAGATGAATGATCATTTaccttaaaaattaataatcgAAATGATTTGGACCAACTGTTCATgctttgaaaagatttttttttttttttgataggtgaaTATGCTTTGAAAAGATGAGACCACAAATAGTGTCTTTCAGCAATTAGAATGACAAATAACTAAATCGTTACAGAATGGTATACCATTGAAAGCAACAGCATACATTTACGATCTCCTAGACAATTAACAAGAATGTCTCAACTATTTCCCTCAAATCTTActgaaaaataaaagcaaaatgctGCCAAGTGGCTACAGCAAGAATGCTGAAGAAGAAAGTGGTGGTGCCACATCTGTGCCAGTTCCCATGCCAGATTGGGCATTGCCTGCTTCGTTTGATTCTGATAATCCCACCCACAGGTATTGTTATCTTGATTCCTCCTATTAGTGGCTTGTGAGATCTATTCTAGAAACTCATGGTTGGGATCTTGGTCGGTTATGAAGGCATAAATGTAGAAAGAATGCTTTGAGACATGATACCCATATCTTTTTCATGCCAGATTACAAAGGATGAGAAGGATGTCAGTCTCCGAATGAAAATATATGGTTCAGTAAAGCATGGAGAAGGGCAAAGCAACTCCAGTGGGCTTTGATATGCAGACAGTTGGTATGGACATCCATATGGTCTATGCAGCAAGACCAGGTTTAGTAACTTATAGGAAAAATAAGGCGACAGCTGGTAATAGTTAGATTAAAACTTAAAAGGCAAATTGATTGTTAACAGAAAAGTGaatttttgtaagaatatttAGAGATTAAAGGGAAAAGATAAGAGCTTTTAAAAAGGATATGTTcacttccaatttatttttaattgaattttcatttattatgttGTATCCCAATACCCATGCCCACTTTTTGGATCCATGTTAGCCAAGTCCCCATATACTAAAATTTGAGTTGTGAAGGATCAAATGCCTAGATATGTACCCACAGCCGTCACTCATACCTAAACCCATGCAACATAGACTATTGGTGTCATTATGGTCTGCAGTGATCTTGCCTATGGTGGTAGTTTGGAAGCCACCCTAAGGGAAAAAGGTCATCCTCTAGGTCGTTCATTATCAACTCCTTCGCTCTCTAACATAGATTGGCATGGAGATTTTTCTATTCAATGATCCCtgttggaaggttcacaaacaTGATTGGACATGTCAAATTTGAATAACAGGGGGGCAGGACAAGCCAATGTCTGCTTGAAAAAATAGCTCAAAACTGCTTCAGATAACTTTAATTGGTCCCATTCCTCTACTAAGAAAGCAAGCTACCTGGTTATCCTCAAGAAGGACAGTTTGAGCAATGATGAAAATTAGGTTAGATATGCTTCAACACCTGTGTTGTAATTGGAGAAAACTTCTAAAGAAGCCATCTCTGCATGGCCTGCAACAAATGTGAGTGAAATGAAGCTGCAGTTTTCCCCTTTTTCACATCCCAGCCATTTCTTAGATACAGTCATTAGGTGTTAAATATTTGCATTTTGTAGTTTCAGTTCTCTTAGAAGCTAAATGGTTAATGCTAAACCAAATATTGCTTGTTATtcagaaagaaagaagaaaaaaaaattaagtatgaACATTGTGTGGAGAGAGAAAcagagagaataaaaaaaaacaggtcaatttatatgtataaaataccaaaaaaaagtgTAGACTTGAGCGAAAAGATCAATTACATGCAtaaaatacccaaaaaaaaacagGATGAGTAAAGGTACTAAGCATAAACTTGTGTGAAAATATGCAACAGCTTCCAACTTAATTTGATGGCAACTAGAGCATATAGAAGGAACAGTGAAGAAAAACAGCGAATCTAATTACTATCCATTTCAAATTTAGGCAACACAGCAACCATATGACAGCtatgaataaatatatacatatatattttgatgGCAACTGGCAACAACATGTATTAGAAGgaagaatgatgaaaaatagCAAGTCTGATACTATTCCATTTCAAACATCTCTTTAGCATATTACTTAGGAAGTAAACTGCTAGGGTGCTTCCTCTGAAACCTTTAGTTTGGAGGTGCATGCAGAAAACGGGTCAAGTTTAGTACTTCCCCACACCAGGGCTTCCACCATGTAACATATTAACTAAAATTTCATGACATAGGTAAGATtgaaaagattcaaaatgaatgtggttcttcatttttttattttatggtgtataatcatttatttcattattttgctTATCACCATCTAGCAATATAAACGCAGAGGTTTCATATGACATCATTAAGATTGAAAAGATTCAAAATgtgtaattttcctttttttcatagGCAAATTAAGAGTATATATGGAATAAGGCACCCAGTAAAAGCATGGAAGGATGAAATCAAAATGAAAGGAAGATGAAGTTACTTAGGGAAGATGCTTGAGTAATAATTAGTGGATCACACTGATCAACCCCTGCATTATCAAGCTTCCTCACTGCATCTAAAACTGTACTAATGGACAAAACTTCATGATCTGTGAGGGCCAATGTGCTATTTTGCAACATTTTGGTATCCTACAACAATGCCAAACAGAACAATTCAGATGGCATccatcaaaatattaaattatttttcatgtaaaatgtATCCATGTAAACAAGAAAGCAAGGCATGCTTATTCTTTGTCATGCAAAATTTATCTACATAAACAAGAAAGCATGGTATTGTCATACATAGTGCAGACATTGTGGCATACAAAATGGATAATTGATACAAGATGGCCAAAGACGAAGCAGAAGAACGCATGATGCATACACCTTGTGATATACAAAATGGATAATTCAAATTGTATTATTCCATATTAATTAGGATTGCCACATCAATTTGCTAACTTTCCTTGACCTCTCCTCTCAACTACAAATCCTCTTGTGTTTTTCAATTCTTTGATCCCTCATAACTAAAAATCATAATGCTTTGGTTTATAAGAGATTATGGTGTTGTTCTTGATGAATTTAATTGATTTGCAGATCCCATGTATGCTTGATTCCCAGAATATTATTTGAACATGATAGAATTAAAGCTAGCTACTAACCAGAATATGGCTCCTTTTCATGCAAAGGCAGAATATTGGGCAATAAAAAATACAACATATGAGCTGACTTGGTCAAAATcctttttgtaaaaaattggcAAACCAGATTCGACTCCGCTctattataactttttttttcctgataagTAATCAAACAACCATACATATTGCTAGTAATTCTGCTTTTTCATGACAGGAAAAATTATGTTGGAGTAGATTGTTATTTCATTCACTCACAAATAGAGTTGAAGGAAattgttactttattttttgatgGATAAGAACCAACTGACTGATATCTGTACCAAAGCCTTCCAAAAGAAGCCTTTGATTCTATTTGCAACAAGTTGAGAATTGTTAATATCTAATCTCCAGTTttagggggagtgttgagattgTAGGAGAGATTATAAGATAGTATTGCAGGAAAAAGTGCAGAAGAAATTGCAGGAATGTTTTGATATATTTCCTGTTTTTCATACTATTATAGGCTTATAAATATTCTTGtaatttcattcaaaatagaCAAAATATGAGATGAATCTACTGCCAATAGGAAATAATGGGAACAGTAGTTAATGCTCCTTCCATGAATCCTACAATGATCAAAGCATCTTTGCAGATCATTTACCTTCATCTTCAGTGGCCCAATGATCATTGAATTACATAGCATTTTCCCAGAAGAATCTTCCATTTGATACCCATCAACCAGTGTATCATAGACTCAACTAGAGCAGCAACTTGAGGCTGGTTTGTGTTAGAAACTAACAGTGGCACTGCCGTAAGGGTGGAACAATGGGTTTGTGCAGGTCGTTTAATGTTGGTATGGTTGTGCTAGGATATGTATACTTAGTAGCAGTCGGTACTAGTAGTTAGTAGTTGGGCTTGAGGTTTACCTTGAGTTTGGTTGGATTTTAACCCATCCACAAAACATTCCTGCTCTACTGCTGATCTAAGCTGCACCTCTCAATTGATCTCCCCCTTCATTTGAATGTGTTTACATCTCGCTTCTGTAGAAACATTTGCCTATAATGATGGAATACATGcctaaaaaaacatatttttttatccctTGTAGATAAGGAGCTCAACATAATTGAAATGACTGTTTATGGGGATGTGATTTGCCCAGGGATCCAGGACCGTTGTAGAACAATTGCTGAGATGCTTGGGCAATAGAAGTCCAAAGATCGCATGGCAGCTTGCAAGTTGCCATGTAATGACGAGTCTC contains these protein-coding regions:
- the LOC100244373 gene encoding uncharacterized protein LOC100244373 isoform X1 encodes the protein MGKAIGGYVVSAREINPVPSTAPAAKLLNLLNFSAASKTGNGFPLESLKYSNRRSRAWGSGTATKFSTCYFLGINVTPSTGLTPPHANIAEDAYGSGFMHSLDLAELELDPATAKLAIGFLGPFLSAFAFLFVIRIVMSWYPKLPVGKFPYVIAYAPTEPLLVPTRKLIPPLGGVDVTPVVWFGLLSFLNEILVGPQGLLVLISQQV
- the LOC100244373 gene encoding uncharacterized protein LOC100244373 isoform X2; translated protein: MFLAFPSCNSLSCLLHIFYYQFHAFPPPSSSATTTNKKLESLKYSNRRSRAWGSGTATKFSTCYFLGINVTPSTGLTPPHANIAEDAYGSGFMHSLDLAELELDPATAKLAIGFLGPFLSAFAFLFVIRIVMSWYPKLPVGKFPYVIAYAPTEPLLVPTRKLIPPLGGVDVTPVVWFGLLSFLNEILVGPQGLLVLISQQV
- the LOC100263292 gene encoding anamorsin homolog isoform 1 (isoform 1 is encoded by transcript variant 1): MDTKMLQNSTLALTDHEVLSISTVLDAVRKLDNAGVDQCDPLIITQASSLSQLPVESSSLDIVISICRSLEFPCDKLLAEISRVLKPGGTVLIQKTSQSVAGIKDGETSLERKLLMAGFLEAQAIQLKPVVPSEGAQSFGIKAKKPSWKIGSSFSIKKAEKSLPKFQIEDDMDLIDEDSLLTEEDLKKPQLPVDGDCEVGSTRKACKNCTCGRAEEEEKVEKLGLTMDQLNNPQSACGSCGLGDAFRCGTCPYKGLPPFKLGDKVSLSGNFLVADI
- the LOC100263292 gene encoding anamorsin homolog isoform 2 (isoform 2 is encoded by transcript variant 2), which translates into the protein MLQNSTLALTDHEVLSISTVLDAVRKLDNAGVDQCDPLIITQASSLSQLPVESSSLDIVISICRSLEFPCDKLLAEISRVLKPGGTVLIQKTSQSVAGIKDGETSLERKLLMAGFLEAQAIQLKPVVPSEGAQSFGIKAKKPSWKIGSSFSIKKAEKSLPKFQIEDDMDLIDEDSLLTEEDLKKPQLPVDGDCEVGSTRKACKNCTCGRAEEEEKVEKLGLTMDQLNNPQSACGSCGLGDAFRCGTCPYKGLPPFKLGDKVSLSGNFLVADI